One genomic region from Sphaerochaeta sp. encodes:
- a CDS encoding ABC transporter ATP-binding protein: protein MSVITIDHVTKAFGTSVVLHDFTETFQEGEFITLLGPSGCGKTTMLRIIAGFEKPTKGRVLIDEQVVSGDNVFVPPERRNIGMVFQSYAVWPHMTVRENVAYPLDIQKKERKEIKKKVDQVLATVHLSQYADRIPSQLSGGQQQRVALARALVAEPKLLLLDEPLSNLDAKLRESMRFEIKEIQNQLAINVVYVTHDQTEAMAMSDRIVVINNGTVQQVGAPSEIYNAPTNPFVADFVGKIDFLPGVAEEGCITLEGTSQAIPYEGDLRCPVIVGIRPEWVTYTDHGDLSGTVKTHYFLGDVNDCRIDIGGGKELRVITNPFVSRSVSKGDAVSLHILKSLVYRKDMFGSDYLAIKT from the coding sequence ATGTCCGTCATCACCATTGATCATGTCACCAAAGCGTTTGGAACCAGTGTGGTGCTGCACGATTTCACCGAGACGTTCCAGGAAGGGGAGTTCATTACGCTCCTCGGTCCTTCCGGATGCGGCAAGACCACGATGCTCCGCATCATCGCCGGCTTTGAGAAACCAACCAAAGGCCGTGTGTTGATCGACGAACAGGTCGTCTCCGGGGACAACGTCTTCGTTCCGCCGGAGAGGCGGAACATCGGGATGGTGTTCCAGAGTTATGCCGTCTGGCCCCACATGACCGTCCGTGAGAATGTCGCCTATCCGTTGGATATCCAGAAGAAAGAGCGGAAGGAAATCAAAAAAAAGGTGGACCAGGTTCTCGCCACCGTCCATCTCAGCCAGTATGCCGACCGGATCCCCAGCCAACTGTCCGGAGGGCAACAACAACGGGTGGCGCTGGCCCGGGCGTTGGTGGCGGAACCGAAACTGCTGTTGCTTGACGAACCGCTTTCCAATCTGGATGCCAAACTGCGGGAGAGCATGCGATTTGAAATCAAGGAAATCCAGAACCAGCTGGCCATCAACGTGGTGTACGTCACCCACGACCAGACGGAAGCCATGGCGATGAGCGACCGTATCGTCGTCATCAACAACGGTACGGTGCAGCAGGTTGGCGCTCCATCGGAAATCTACAATGCCCCAACCAACCCGTTCGTCGCCGATTTCGTAGGAAAGATTGATTTCCTTCCCGGGGTCGCCGAAGAAGGGTGTATCACGCTGGAGGGTACCAGCCAGGCCATTCCGTATGAGGGGGATCTTCGTTGCCCTGTGATCGTCGGCATCCGGCCGGAGTGGGTGACTTACACCGACCATGGGGATTTGTCCGGTACGGTGAAGACCCATTATTTTCTTGGGGATGTCAACGATTGCAGGATTGACATCGGCGGTGGCAAGGAACTGCGGGTGATCACCAATCCGTTCGTCAGCAGAAGCGTCTCGAAGGGGGACGCTGTTTCGCTCCATATCCTGAAATCCTTGGTGTACCGCAAGGATATGTTTGGATCCGACTATCTGGCCATCAAGACGTGA
- a CDS encoding DMT family transporter, translating into MYPTLSVLTGFFIAVMIAVNGVLTTTAGVYPAAVLIHLGGLVTITVILLFRKDNPFSHRQNWWLYLGGAIGMIPTVANNIAFSYISVSAMLAAELFGQSAFGFLIDQFGWFGVKKDPITPRKILGLLLVIAGIAVMVMMGGARMLGIVLSAIAGVALMLQRIVNGHLAEKTNVWVSTMWTYITGLSCAIIVLFATGTAPTFTFHIPPYLYLGGTLGVVCVTLSSVVVDKVPQFTLSLLMFVGQVFTALVLDALFSGSFSLPNLIGGMAALAGLWVSGSH; encoded by the coding sequence ATGTACCCAACCCTTTCCGTCCTCACCGGATTCTTCATCGCCGTGATGATCGCCGTCAACGGCGTGCTGACCACCACCGCCGGGGTGTACCCCGCAGCCGTGCTGATCCATCTGGGCGGACTTGTCACCATCACGGTGATCCTTCTTTTCAGAAAAGACAATCCGTTCTCCCATCGGCAGAACTGGTGGCTGTACCTGGGCGGAGCCATCGGGATGATCCCCACCGTAGCGAACAACATAGCGTTTTCCTACATCAGCGTCTCGGCGATGCTTGCCGCAGAACTGTTCGGCCAGAGCGCCTTTGGCTTTCTCATCGACCAGTTCGGGTGGTTCGGCGTAAAGAAGGATCCCATCACGCCGCGGAAGATTCTCGGGTTGCTTCTGGTGATTGCCGGCATCGCCGTGATGGTGATGATGGGAGGAGCCCGCATGCTGGGCATCGTGCTGTCCGCAATCGCGGGCGTGGCGCTGATGCTCCAGCGGATCGTCAACGGGCATCTGGCCGAGAAAACCAACGTCTGGGTCAGCACAATGTGGACCTACATCACCGGGCTCTCCTGCGCCATCATCGTGCTCTTTGCAACCGGCACGGCACCCACGTTCACGTTCCACATTCCTCCCTACCTGTACCTGGGAGGCACCTTGGGAGTGGTCTGCGTCACCCTCTCCTCCGTGGTGGTGGACAAAGTGCCGCAGTTCACCCTCTCCCTTCTGATGTTCGTCGGGCAGGTGTTCACCGCTCTGGTGCTGGACGCGCTGTTCTCCGGCTCGTTCTCCCTACCCAACCTGATCGGTGGGATGGCGGCGCTTGCCGGACTGTGGGTCTCAGGGTCTCACTGA
- a CDS encoding dehydrogenase E1 component subunit alpha/beta: MELDKQQAEHALYLMACSRFFEQRIDTYFKAKQMRGTTHLSIGQEAAQAGLVMALRDGDWIVPTHRNHGVTLCRGTDMSRMFSEMFGSREGLCAGLGGSMHMTDVSHWNAGSSAVVGSGVPIALGLAFALRQEGNGNLAVAIFGDGATSRGTVHECMNLASVWHLPLLFYLENNGYGMSASVKNVVATDVIARRAEGYRMPWARCDGNDFDAVLNAADTACQTIRESGGPYFLEVMTYRENGHSKSDACVYRSRSEEETWRKKDPINQYAERLGKEGICSSEETERILAQAKTAVDEADRKAVASKDDRLSLQEALSLVYAPERNVSVAPVSFHNGSYREAIREALDEEMSRDSHVVLWGEDIGLYGGCFGVTGDLVKRHPAQVRETPVCEESFTGMAVGASLLGVRPVVEIMYGDFCTLASDPLVNHAAKIRFMSAGQLSCPMVLRAPMGSGTGHGSQHTQSLEGMFATIPGLVVVAPSTPKDAKALLKSAIRSDNPVLFFEHKLLYGEEGQIADGGYVMPLGKADIKRQGTDVTLVCYSRAVQTCLEAAKQLETEGISAEVLDLCTLRPMDITAILASVGKTGRLVMVQESADFGGFGAAVVAAVTQDPKTFSRLKAHPVLLCGKDCPIPFRKELEEAMVPSSEDVISGVKRLM; this comes from the coding sequence ATGGAATTGGACAAACAACAGGCGGAACACGCGCTGTATTTGATGGCGTGTTCCCGATTCTTTGAACAGCGGATTGACACCTATTTCAAAGCAAAACAGATGCGGGGCACCACCCACCTGTCCATCGGACAGGAAGCGGCCCAGGCGGGGCTTGTCATGGCGCTTCGGGATGGCGACTGGATCGTCCCCACCCATCGCAACCACGGGGTGACGCTCTGTCGTGGCACCGACATGAGCCGGATGTTCAGCGAAATGTTCGGTTCCCGCGAAGGGCTCTGCGCAGGGCTTGGCGGCTCGATGCACATGACGGACGTCTCCCACTGGAACGCCGGATCCTCCGCCGTGGTGGGAAGCGGGGTCCCTATTGCCTTGGGGCTGGCCTTCGCGTTGCGGCAGGAGGGGAACGGGAACCTGGCCGTCGCCATTTTCGGGGACGGCGCGACCAGCCGGGGAACGGTGCATGAGTGCATGAACCTCGCCTCGGTGTGGCATCTTCCCCTGCTGTTCTATCTGGAAAACAACGGATACGGCATGAGCGCCTCGGTGAAGAACGTCGTGGCCACCGATGTGATCGCCCGACGGGCTGAAGGATACCGGATGCCGTGGGCCCGGTGCGACGGCAATGACTTCGATGCCGTCCTCAATGCGGCGGATACCGCCTGTCAAACGATCCGCGAAAGCGGCGGCCCATACTTTCTGGAAGTGATGACCTATCGGGAGAACGGTCACTCCAAGAGTGATGCGTGTGTCTACCGGAGCCGGAGCGAAGAGGAAACGTGGCGGAAGAAGGATCCCATCAACCAGTATGCGGAGCGTCTCGGAAAGGAAGGAATCTGTTCGTCGGAAGAAACCGAACGCATTCTCGCCCAGGCCAAAACCGCGGTGGATGAGGCCGACCGGAAGGCGGTTGCCTCCAAGGATGACCGGCTGAGCCTCCAGGAGGCGCTTTCATTGGTGTACGCTCCGGAACGCAACGTGTCGGTCGCTCCCGTTTCATTCCACAATGGCTCATATCGGGAGGCGATCCGCGAGGCGCTGGATGAAGAGATGAGCCGCGACTCCCATGTGGTGCTGTGGGGCGAGGATATCGGTCTGTACGGCGGTTGTTTCGGGGTGACGGGGGATCTGGTGAAACGGCACCCGGCCCAGGTCCGGGAGACTCCGGTCTGCGAGGAGAGCTTCACCGGTATGGCGGTCGGTGCGTCACTGCTGGGAGTCAGGCCGGTGGTGGAGATCATGTACGGGGATTTCTGCACGCTGGCTTCCGACCCGTTGGTCAACCACGCGGCGAAGATCCGGTTCATGAGCGCAGGCCAGCTTTCCTGTCCGATGGTGCTCCGCGCCCCGATGGGCAGCGGTACGGGACATGGCAGCCAGCACACCCAGAGTCTGGAAGGAATGTTCGCAACCATTCCCGGCCTGGTGGTCGTCGCACCTTCCACGCCGAAGGACGCCAAGGCGCTTCTGAAGAGTGCCATCCGGAGTGACAATCCCGTACTGTTCTTCGAACACAAGCTGTTGTACGGCGAAGAGGGACAGATCGCCGATGGCGGGTATGTGATGCCTCTGGGGAAGGCGGACATCAAACGGCAGGGGACGGACGTGACCCTTGTCTGTTACAGCCGTGCCGTCCAGACCTGTCTGGAAGCTGCCAAACAGCTGGAGACGGAGGGGATTTCCGCAGAGGTGCTGGACCTGTGCACCCTCCGGCCGATGGACATCACCGCCATTCTGGCGTCGGTGGGCAAGACGGGACGTCTGGTGATGGTCCAGGAGAGCGCCGATTTCGGGGGTTTTGGCGCCGCCGTCGTGGCTGCGGTCACCCAGGATCCCAAAACGTTCTCCCGTCTGAAGGCGCACCCGGTGTTGCTCTGTGGCAAAGACTGCCCGATTCCGTTCCGCAAGGAACTGGAAGAGGCGATGGTTCCT
- a CDS encoding flavoredoxin, with protein sequence MLESVPFASLQVNPFTMMGKDLMLVTAGTAGRWNTMTAAWGTLGYLWEKPVVIAFVRPSRYTHAFLEAADGFTCSFFPKSYHDKLIYLGTHSGRDGNKTEAVGMVADVVEPDRITFQGASLVFCCGKASKLKMDPRLFLDDSIEPMYQGKDYHDVYVGFVTSVYRDQ encoded by the coding sequence ATGTTGGAAAGCGTACCGTTTGCGTCCCTTCAGGTGAATCCGTTCACCATGATGGGAAAAGATCTGATGTTGGTTACCGCCGGAACGGCGGGAAGATGGAATACAATGACGGCTGCGTGGGGCACGTTGGGATATCTGTGGGAGAAGCCGGTAGTGATCGCCTTTGTCCGGCCCAGCCGATACACCCACGCGTTTTTGGAGGCGGCCGATGGGTTCACCTGTTCGTTTTTCCCCAAGTCATACCATGACAAGTTGATCTACCTGGGCACCCACAGCGGACGGGATGGAAACAAGACCGAGGCGGTCGGAATGGTTGCGGACGTGGTGGAGCCTGACCGGATCACCTTCCAAGGGGCGTCGTTGGTCTTCTGTTGCGGGAAAGCGAGCAAGCTGAAGATGGATCCCCGGCTGTTCCTGGATGACTCCATTGAACCGATGTATCAGGGAAAGGATTATCACGACGTATACGTGGGGTTCGTCACCTCCGTCTACCGCGATCAGTGA